The DNA sequence ATCATATGCGTCACAAAGTAGTGCTAAACAACCCCAATCTAAAGATACCTTATGCTCAACCATTTGTATGTTGGTAAAATCTTTTTTACTATCAAcctggaaataaaataatccaTAAAAATAActgttatttataaatttctatgaaTTCAAGTATATGAAAGAAGAAATGCGAGGCACCTGGGAAAATAGTTTTTGAACATCTGTATGGTAAGTTATCTTTTCCACAATAACATTGCCAAATGGAAATTGAGCTTCAATATCTACTACATTACAACCTTTTATCTTTTTTGCTTCTGTAAGCTTAAATCTAGAAGGATATTGTGCTAATCTCCGCCACCAAATTTTACGTTCTTTCTGAATTTTATGGAATACATCTtttgtttctgtattattgttaaaaatatttgtcgcAGCAATTCTGTGAGAATTTGATTTTTGTATAGACAATAGATTTGAATCCCAATAATCTTTTGAGTTCTTTATTGAAGCTAATCCAAATGGTATATCACTCATTTCAGtttttataacaaaatttaGAGTCTGATTAAATTCATCTGATAAGAATATATTATAGCGTGACATTGTAATGCAATTTAGAAACCATTGTTCTTCAAGATTTCTTAGTAGCATTTTACCTTGAGGGCCATATTTAAGCCCGCATTCTGTAAGACTAATAAAATGTGAACTTAATTCCTTTAGTATGTTTCCTATATTCATGATGCTTGTACGATAGTCTGCAATGGAGCTACAAAATATTCTTCCTCTGTAATGGCAGCATTCATTAAGATTTCTTTTCTAGTTATGTTATGCTCTACATTATCATTTCGCATAAGCATGGATTCTGTCTCAAATGGACTATACATAGGTTCAATTTCTTTGTTAATCTTTGTATTGCGtaaattttctgtaaaaataattgcagcTTTTAGGACAGAAGAACCATAATCGTCATCAACATTAAGTAAAGATAATTGTTCTATTTTTTGTATTGTCTCTTGTTTTATAACTGGCATTGTTGAACTCGAATCTATGGGCTTCATAGAATGATGATAAAGGACTGAATTTGAAAACATcggtaaaaatatataattcagTCGTTGAGTACATCGAACAAGTGCCATTTGTAGAATGTTACTTATAATAATCAGTATTCTTACTTATCcaacaattaaattttcatctaACAATTATTTTGTGATTTAATATTCTGTCACTGTAGTCAATACAATTTCACATTTGTTTTATATGTATTCGATGCAACATTTTATAGTTATACGTTATACAGACTGTTATACTTTATATGTACTATATATACAAACTACTACATCTAGTGTGTTATGGGGGGAAAAAATGGCCGTAGAGGGAATTTTGATGATGTAATGTAGCACGGTAACGATAGGAATAACGGTGCATTTGTGTTGGAGATGCGATGACGCTATAATTTGGAATCATTTATTTGTAGACGCTTGTATGTGTTTATATACAGCTTATATATTATGATTGTAGAGGTATAGCGGATTTGtactttataatttgtatCGTTCTATTAAAGTTGCAGTATGACTATAAGTTCAGGCAAGACTAATTTGATGTAATCTCTGTTTAGGCGACATAAAATTATTGACTTCTTGTTTTATGTATTATGATAGTTTTCGACGcgtaaaattcaaaaataCAAGTATTTAGAAATTCAGCGGTTCAAGAATTATGCGTATGtaaaatttagcatttttaGCCTATTTTATAGGTTAGTATGATGCCATATTGCCTCTATTCATTATTTGATTGGGCCGACCACGATCGCGTAAACAGATCTCGAtattcatatacatacatatacaagTGGTTACGTTACCAGATTGAGGGAATTTAGAGAAAAATCACTCTAAGGTAGAAGTAGAAGGGTTTTATTCTGTGATGAACGAGACAGAAACAATCTACTGGTTTCTGATTGTCTTGTAGAATCAGAACTTTGTTTTTTTTCCATATTGGCTTTTTTATGACTCAATCCTTGCACTATTTTCGCTTTCGGGTGTCGAgacttttttttatatgaGTTGACTTGTTCATATTACCGTATCCAAACCTAATGCAATATTCACGATTTTAAATCTTACCGCAAAATGATCGCCAATCACGTGCATTTGTGTCATGGATATAAGAATATCGAGACAGAGCAATGACTAAGCGAGGCAAAGCCGTTTCCACGGTACGGAGAACGTGGTTATTTGGGGCCGCATTGGTGAATTGGTGTAGTTTGTAATCTTATTATCGTAATCTTATTATCATGAAGTAAAAGCGAGTCAAGTTAGCAGTAGGGACAAAAAGAGGGTGATTAGTTGTTACGAGGAAGACCAAGATGTATTGTGAGAAATGCCGCACAGTGCATAGTAAACAATTGTAGAAACAGTACGCGAAGTCATCCTGTTTTaggacaaaaaaaaaaggaaaaaaaaaagaaaagaataatgtCTTGTATCATCggtaagaaaaatattctcctTGCATATATAAtgattatatatattgtattgtcaaatgatacaaaattatacatttaactaattttttaatagattttCAAAGAATGAACAATTAAAATCGTTTTGGTTAAATATACTAGAACTGGAGGCGGAATCAGTTAAAACTGAAATAAGAATTTGTTCAGCACATTTTGCAGAAGATGCCTTCTATTTATTACATGGTACAAAGTGACTTCGACCAAGTGCACTACTGTCTAAAGgtatgaaattatattattatcagAACTGAGAGTTAATACCTTGTTTGTAATGTCAAGAGCTTATGAATATGTTTGAAAAGAGTTTTGCACAACTGTTTACCATATTGCAAAACAATTTGCAAGTGGTATCAAAGTATTCAAAGAAAGCCTATTcctattttgttatttctatattcatatatatttgtgCATAGCTAGCTATTCTATTCATTAGACGACTCATGGATAGAGGCAGACATGGCGTCAAAGTAACATGTAAAATACGTTAGAAACGCACAACTATACATATGCATAATTCTTGAACTGTTAGATTTCTAATGTTAAGACTCGCTTTTTTGGATTCTACGCATCGAGAACtatcataatatatttaaaaaagtcaATAACTTTATGTCCCCTAAACCAAAGCCTAAATATCTAATATTTTGCTTcagtataatttaaaaaataatcattTATTGAAGAATACAAGTATTTTAATATGGATATATTGAATGTGTGcattagtttcttcttttgatattaattctttggaaatttttggaaatatattgttataatattaagaaaaattaagtCATATTGGAAATTAACtaataatgaatattttacatgtaGGCAGTACTAACAGTATGCTTGCTGTACCTGGTTCTAGTACAGTTactaagaaaattaaaaagtctAATGAGAGTGAATCCAGTAAGCAAGACACATGTTTAATACTCCTATATGAGTTTAGATTAAAacaggaataatttttttaatatacaagTACTTcctaaattatagaattacaaattgaatataattttcccttttaatatttatttatttttttattgtttttaatCTTTGCAAAATGCATtgctataatatttaaaatgaactaataatgaatattttatgaatagGCAGTAGTAGTAGTATGCTTTTCCCTCCTGCAAGGAAGtttagaagaaagaaattcccTGATGGTTGGCTGAATAATCCAAAATTTGCAACACGGCTCCAAAGATGCGGTGAACAGCTGAAAAGAGCAAACTGTTGAAACATAAAAACAGTCTGGAGCACATAACACGTGTGGATATAAGAGAAAAAGCTGCAGGTGGTGTAGTACTGTCATTATTGACATCAGATTATATCATCTCTTTATACATATGTCAAATAGAATAATGTTATATTtgcttatttttaattatagcGAGTATAGGGGAGACCAATCACGTCAGTATCGACACCCTTTAACAATGACAGGTAATATCATTGATTAATAGACAAATAGGTTAATAATCAAATATCATACAAAaaagtatacaaattttagaaacgatatataaatacatatataataaagatTAACTATTTGCATTGCTTTGTTTTtgatatatcttttttaaccCTTTCGCGATGGCGGAACTAGTCACAAGTATGCCACTAACAAACAGGTCATCGTGCTATTAGTGCACACCATTCACATTAAGAATGTCTCACGTTTTCGGAGCTCCCAGTGAGTCCGTAAAATCTTAGAGTATTTTGTTGGAACAGTAGAACCAACAGTAGAGAACTTAAGTATGTTTCGGATATAGGGAATGTTATTGAATCTTTGTtctgtattttaaaataaatccaGTAATAAATCTTCACTTTGAGTTGTTTATTGGAAATTATCTAATAATGATAGGTGTAATTCAGTAATATGTTTGCATATCATAAGTTTTAAAGCAGGTATGCACACACAATCCAACGTCACATTCATCGCACTGCTATATTAGTATAGCATACATACATGCTGTATTAGTGACATGTTATGTTGATCGTTCGAATGTTAGTTTTGGTTTTTGAAAATACTTGATAAATAACTGAGATCGAAATATGTAAGTATTTTGTGATATTCCTTGTCCTTTTTCCCTTACTCTTCTTCTTTATTGAAAATGTTGCGCCAATTTCGATAGGAGGTTGAAATCTTTAAATAAACTTGTTGTGTGAGTTAAATGATTTGTAGAATTATAATGACTTCGGTTTCCTaagtaaatttatattcgaGAATATAAGGCTTTTACAACGGGAGGAATCGTATTATATTCATACCAGTTAAAGAACTTTTAGAACTTCTGATAAGCAAAGACTAAAGAATTGAATTGTATGGCGAATTGTAATAGGCTCTGCTTACAGTGATTCTTTATATATAATCGTTAATCACAGCGCGCAGATAAAATTTTGCGTACGCTTGTGATTagttatatttgtatattatatattatgtataatgtcatatggagTATTCTTTTAAGAAATCTTCGGACGAATCAGGCCCGagcaaatgaaaaaagaagcgCGCTCAACAAGAGtttatcgttttctttttattttccttggGATAATTTACGGTTTCCTCATGAGAACATCCGGCAAATTGACATAACGAATTAGAATAAGAGCTTGTAGGCATATTCGCCAGTAGTTCATGCCTAAGGCTGTCCCCGGACAATCACTAATATCGTCAATATTTCAGGGTTCTCAACATCACTGTATAACACTAGCAGTATTGTATTGACAATTCGCATTGATTTCTTTAATTCAGAACCTTGAAATATTGacgatatatatattgatAGTCTGAGGGTCTAAAGTTACGTACAGTGGAGTCTCGGTTTATCAAGTCCTTCCGGTTTAACCGATGTCCTGTATTGTCCAAAGTGCCTTGAACTTTACcataactttaattttttcGGATTCTTAACATGAAGAGTACAAAAGTGTAAATGGTCAGGTATTGCGAAAGCAATTGATCAAACTTTCACCGATTAAACGGTGAATAACACctaaatacatatacaatattatattatgaaaatatttcctaTGATTTTATTATACGATTTATGAACAATAACAGACTTTTCCGTATTGTCCGAGTAGGTCCGGTCTACATCACGTCGGATAATTGGGACTCCATTGTATATTTGTTCGTAGATTATTGAATGTCCTAGTTAATCAGATCATTGGGATGGATATAAATTGTTTGCTACTAGATTTGTTAGTAGAAGCGCATGTGTTTATCGGATATGTAATAATTCGTGACCTACGGGACCACTGATTTGATGCCTCTTTATTAATCCttctaaattttaattagacgtgaactttatttatattattgtactattGTAAGATTTGCAAAGTTTTATTAATTGTACAGCACAGGGACACATATTATTCTATCAGCGTTTCAATTACTACTGTTTATTTGATAAAGGAGGTAACATGTGAAATGTTTGTATGATGGCATCTAGTGGTACAGATCGGGCGCTAATCATACTCgtacataatttatataagCACTTACACTACATTGTTTGTTCTTGCAATTCATGGTAAACAATTAGTTTTGATTTGATTTTCTTTctgtaatatatctttttctttttttataaaacacaATCATTTTATGAAAAACTCCTTTTATTTCAAGAATTATTAGATTGAGTAATTGTAAGTAAGTAAATAGGTAGAACTGTCCAGTCTTAATATAATAGAAacatttattaaagaaatgatttAGAATCTAATGTAGATTTTAGTCGTTTTGTGAGAAGGctacaaattttataattatcatatacatctatacttttatatgtgtgtatctGTGTGTGTTTTATCATTTCCATATATCTCTAATTTTCAGCTTGAATTGCACATTTTTACTTTGCACATACTCTGCACACGTAGCACCAAATGATATTATTGTTTGTTTAGATCGTTACAACACCATTTTACTGATCAACATTTAAACACACCCGGTGATGCACGAAAATACATACATCGAAGACTTTATTGTATTAAAGCTATTTTTCTACTGCTACACTGCCTGCAAGATGGAAGACAGTCATTGACAATAATagagaatatttaaagtacTGAGTTTATTCCAATTTTGTGTACTACCAAGCTCGTGTatcatattatgtaaattgctCACAAAAGTAGAATTGAAACTCATCCTAGAGATTATAGTCTTGACGCTTTCGTGTTTCAGGAATCCTAGAAGTATCTGTCGTACCCTCCAAACTTGTAAGAATATCGATTAATTAGAATTGAAACAGAAGCCTGCGTTGATAATAAGACATAAGGAGTATCGATCAGATTTTGTAAAACGATGTGTACAGTGGAAAAAGAACTGGAATTATATTTACAGATAAAAAGAGATCTAGATGGAACAGACGGtttcgattattattaatatcatcACGTACAAGTATAAAAAGGGGAATTGACAAAAGTTCGGGTAAAGTTGTAAGACTGcttataaatgttaaaataaactaaatttacatattacaattatgttaatttctaaaactcgtaatttatatttgttacaaaataACATTATTGCTCCTGCCAATATTGTTCGATTTTTTAACGCGACgagaattaaataaagaaagaaaaatgaacgTTTTAATCCAAAATCTTATAAATTTACGTCCGATATATGAATCTTTagtttatatttaatacacGTATGTAGAATTTTACAACATACCTATATCTAAATATACGTCTCGTTAGAATTACCTTTCTGAAAGACATTCGTGCTTAATCGTCGAACGACGAAAGCGTTGATTAGAATTAATTCAGTACTTCTGATTTGCAGCACATTTCGAGCTGGTAATGAGTGGCATCAACAATCTCCAGGAACTGttctttcatttctcgagCTTTCACGTAAACATCCTCTTTCATCAAGTCATAACACATAGCGATCAGTCCCATACCGAGCAACaagtaaacaaaatttattatcaatttGGTTTGGCTATCAGCGGTTAGATCGCCGTGTGTCCACCCAGGCACGAGATCGCCCATTCCAATTTTGCACAGCGACGTTACGCAAAAATAAGCGCTATCCAAATAATCCCAGCCTTCCCATTCGGCGAACATTATCGAACCACTTAACACGTATCCGAAGATTACCCAGAGGCACGCTGTCGACGGCACCGTGATCCTCTGGCCAGGCTTTCGTTTGCCGGTGCACTCGTGCAGCCACGTGTACAGCGAGCGGAACGTTTGCGCTAATACCTTacccatgttaaggaaatacAGAACGTAAAGAGGAATTCCTAACACGGCGTAAATAACAGTAACCGCCTTTCCCCAGGGAGTTTGAGGCACCAGAGTCCCATAACCGATCATCGTGAACACAGAAAGGCAGAACATCATGGCTGCTGGAAAGGACCACAGATCAGTTGCCGTTAAGCCACTACAGTTCTCTTTCCTGTAGTCACCGGTGAAGTTGTCTTGGTAACGACGCAAAATTCGGTTAGACACCGTGTGAAATGTCGTTTTATCGAAGATATTTATAGTCCGATTGCTGGCAGTACTGAGCCACAGCTCTTCGGCGAATTGTTTCCTGATTAGTTCTCGAATGCAGATTGTCGATGGGATTTGGCTCTGAGACTCTATCATCATAAAACCGAAAGCACCTATTATGGCGTAACCAACCACCAGTCCACCGACGCCAACCTGAGTGCACATGAAGGCGACAAATTTTCGGCAATAATCCTTTATTCGTTCCCTGAGATCCGGATCGGTCATCGACGAACTGGAATCTCGACTTTTCAAGGAAGATCTTATCGGGACGCGCGTCATTTTATTTGCACACCGAATTAAGATAGAGAAACAATGCCCGAAACTGGGGGGATTAGATACACGCTGGCCACGACTAAATGATTTTCGTGCTGCTTTTCTATTTCTGTCCGACCACGCCGCTTCATCTTTCTTTCTATCCTCTACTTCTGTGACCGTCTCGCTCTCTTCCCACTGGGCTTTATCCCCTTTATTTACAACGCTATGTACATGCGCGCTCGGAGATATTTTCAACTTTCTTCGACAAAACAGTAGTAAGTATTCGGTATTCAGGTATCGAATCGGGCTAGCGCTGACAGTTACATGAAAAGTAGACGAAATAACTGGTGATAGATAAACCGAACTAGATGGATAGAATCCATTACGATAAGCTACTTAAGAATCTAATCCACAATATTCATAAATtagtagactgcggatttttatgtatttatgatagaaaaatatgatataataataaatactaaataaataataaatataaatacataaaaatacgatagaaaaattctttcgtgttATTGAAATAGTCGAAACATATTTCCCTCTTCATCTATTTGGCCAGAAAGTTCTATCGCATGTGAAATATACGTGTACAGGGTGTATCATAATATGTGAAACGCACTTCGGAAATGGACAATAGGCAGAGAAATGATGAAAAAGGTTTGATCTTGTTTCAAAGTTCAATTTAATGTTTCGATAATCCGCAATTGCTTACTTTCATAGAAAGTGCTCGAAATGGCCATTTTCAATCTACATGCAAACTTGCAGTTGTCGTATCGAAGAATCTTgcaatctttcaaaaattccaGGCATTTGTTGAGTGTATCGGCAATCTTGTTGTATACGTGCACGAAGTACTTTAACACTGGCAATGGGTCGGATGCACGATTGTTTTCAAGTAACcctagaaataaaaatctaatGGATTTAAATGAGGAGAACGAACAGGCCAGACAGTAGATCTGCACGACCTATTCATTTATGAGGAAATCGCGGAGGTAAGCAGTTGGACTATCGAAACACAAAAATGGCTATAACtttaaaacaaatagaatACATGTTcatatgaaattttttcataatGTTGAAACCTCTTTTCCACTCCTGAAGTATGTCTCACATACTATGATGCACCCTGTATTTTGAATTTCGTTATCTTGACCTGAACTATGAATGTAATCTAACAGATTGATAGTGGAATAGTGGACGTATATAGTGGACGACAGCGGACGTTATATTtggtataattaattaattaatttttttatttataattaatctcGTTTTGGCGATAGAAATCGTGTTCAGTACTTGTACTTTAGTCCCATACGAGGAGATTGTTCCATTCTTATTCCTAATTTTACTATAaactatattatattcttGGAATGTGCTCTTAGTTACTATATTACATTGTTATTTTATCGTGTCATATTATACTCTTCTTTAATAATTCAgctctttttttaataattggTACGTATTTATCCCAATGCATATATTAAAGTGACATATGCAGaagtacatatatttttttttacaaaagaattaataatttattagaatattaatttatggttgtacatatacgtataatgtcaattataataaatgtattaaaGCATCGTTATCGCAGAATGTAACAAAATCATTGAAATATATGCATACGACCTTTGTATTTATATCTGCACCAACGCATGTACGTATAGTACAAGCATAGTCTACTAATTCAGTAGTTGCTCGTGCAATCTCCGTGGTCGAAAATCTCGACGTAGCTAAGAAATTTTTGAAGAAGGTCAGTAGAGCGGAAATTGTTGTCTAAGTTGTATCGTTCAACAAAAACGACAATTCTgttgtgtatatgtatatatatatatatatacgtttaaaatgaatatcaaatatttgatatttttgctGGCATTTCTCCACCGTTCAGGTAAATTGATACCAGTTTTAACGAAGTACGATTATAACAACAAGGTAACTGCAgtt is a window from the Bombus huntii isolate Logan2020A chromosome 6, iyBomHunt1.1, whole genome shotgun sequence genome containing:
- the LOC126866856 gene encoding DNA polymerase subunit gamma-2, mitochondrial isoform X1; this encodes MNIGNILKELSSHFISLTECGLKYGPQGKMLLRNLEEQWFLNCITMSRYNIFLSDEFNQTLNFVIKTEMSDIPFGLASIKNSKDYWDSNLLSIQKSNSHRIAATNIFNNNTETKDVFHKIQKERKIWWRRLAQYPSRFKLTEAKKIKGCNVVDIEAQFPFGNVIVEKITYHTDVQKLFSQVDSKKDFTNIQMVEHKVSLDWGCLALLCDAYDMNKSSKTHLHSKLAPHKVAFHIKRSNNEENTQNDDLNRFVLYLNNMLRTKGLNTILTTSEKIIDTCLIPFIVSVDTTSLENGIIYVRDRSTTLSEAIHITDLVKYIILRC
- the LOC126866856 gene encoding DNA polymerase subunit gamma-2, mitochondrial isoform X2, whose amino-acid sequence is MNIGNILKELSSHFISLTECGLKYGPQDEFNQTLNFVIKTEMSDIPFGLASIKNSKDYWDSNLLSIQKSNSHRIAATNIFNNNTETKDVFHKIQKERKIWWRRLAQYPSRFKLTEAKKIKGCNVVDIEAQFPFGNVIVEKITYHTDVQKLFSQVDSKKDFTNIQMVEHKVSLDWGCLALLCDAYDMNKSSKTHLHSKLAPHKVAFHIKRSNNEENTQNDDLNRFVLYLNNMLRTKGLNTILTTSEKIIDTCLIPFIVSVDTTSLENGIIYVRDRSTTLSEAIHITDLVKYIILRC
- the LOC126866864 gene encoding glutamyl-tRNA(Gln) amidotransferase subunit C, mitochondrial, which translates into the protein MALVRCTQRLNYIFLPMFSNSVLYHHSMKPIDSSSTMPVIKQETIQKIEQLSLLNVDDDYGSSVLKAAIIFTENLRNTKINKEIEPMYSPFETESMLMRNDNVEHNITRKEILMNAAITEEEYFVAPLQTIVQAS
- the LOC126866855 gene encoding TWiK family of potassium channels protein 18, giving the protein MTRVPIRSSLKSRDSSSSMTDPDLRERIKDYCRKFVAFMCTQVGVGGLVVGYAIIGAFGFMMIESQSQIPSTICIRELIRKQFAEELWLSTASNRTINIFDKTTFHTVSNRILRRYQDNFTGDYRKENCSGLTATDLWSFPAAMMFCLSVFTMIGYGTLVPQTPWGKAVTVIYAVLGIPLYVLYFLNMGKVLAQTFRSLYTWLHECTGKRKPGQRITVPSTACLWVIFGYVLSGSIMFAEWEGWDYLDSAYFCVTSLCKIGMGDLVPGWTHGDLTADSQTKLIINFVYLLLGMGLIAMCYDLMKEDVYVKAREMKEQFLEIVDATHYQLEMCCKSEVLN